One genomic region from Halobaculum sp. XH14 encodes:
- a CDS encoding universal stress protein: MYDSILLPVDGSEHAAKIVHHAAELAQWTGTTIQLLFVADTTQDSVTVVDGTVVDALEQEGETIVADVAETLETLGVEHDTDVVQGSPAPTIVDYAERYDHDLIVLPTHGRTGISRYLLGSVTEKVVRLSDVPVLTARMQSDEQLAFPYENILIPTDGSPASTAAAKHGLTLAAALDATVHILSVVDVTSLGPDVRSVLSDDELERPAVEAVEEVATKADEHDLASVQTYVEHGSPAEMIREHIETNEVHAVVMGASGRRGVDRVLLGSVAEKTVRSAPVPVITVHDQS, translated from the coding sequence ATGTACGATTCGATTCTCCTCCCAGTTGACGGCAGCGAACACGCAGCCAAAATCGTCCATCATGCGGCCGAGCTCGCGCAGTGGACCGGGACGACGATTCAGCTGCTGTTCGTTGCCGATACGACTCAGGACAGCGTCACTGTTGTCGACGGGACCGTCGTTGATGCACTGGAACAGGAGGGAGAGACGATCGTCGCGGATGTCGCGGAGACGCTCGAAACTCTCGGTGTCGAGCACGACACCGACGTCGTTCAGGGCAGCCCAGCACCAACAATTGTCGACTACGCCGAGCGATACGACCACGACCTAATCGTCTTGCCCACCCACGGCCGGACCGGCATCTCACGCTATCTCCTTGGAAGCGTCACGGAGAAAGTGGTGCGCTTGTCCGATGTCCCCGTTCTGACCGCTCGAATGCAATCTGATGAGCAGCTAGCATTCCCGTACGAGAATATTCTTATCCCGACCGATGGGAGTCCTGCTTCGACTGCTGCCGCCAAGCATGGGCTGACACTTGCGGCGGCGCTTGACGCCACTGTCCACATCCTTTCTGTCGTGGATGTTACATCGCTGGGCCCTGACGTGCGCTCTGTGCTTTCAGATGACGAACTCGAGCGACCGGCAGTAGAGGCTGTCGAGGAGGTGGCCACGAAAGCCGATGAACACGATCTGGCATCCGTCCAAACGTACGTCGAACATGGGTCGCCTGCGGAAATGATCCGTGAACATATTGAAACGAATGAGGTCCATGCCGTCGTGATGGGGGCTAGTGGCCGCCGTGGCGTCGATCGAGTTCTTCTCGGGAGTGTCGCGGAAAAGACGGTCCGATCAGCACCTGTGCCGGTTATCACCGTCCACGATCAGTCGTAG
- a CDS encoding DUF6735 family protein, producing the protein MGHRALVAYERTDGQYTLHYSHWGAANLKLKHRISAKSPFGGEDTDSKWAKQLLAELADGLEADAVDGYLADEDRPSTVVEPKPRATALTLDEIVADHLDYLHHEAFFVVSTTFEVTAYRTLWFGLQYDSETVEQGETVGNGALATVRWYDGEPVGDGHLQGQFAALKDVVGDMLDKGVFTPSTARQYLKRKLAERVGDRQELRIPTGESPFEKASLGKT; encoded by the coding sequence ATGGGCCACCGCGCACTCGTTGCGTACGAACGAACCGACGGACAGTACACGCTCCACTACTCTCATTGGGGTGCTGCGAACCTGAAGCTCAAGCACCGAATCTCGGCTAAGTCGCCGTTCGGTGGCGAGGATACCGACTCGAAGTGGGCGAAGCAGCTGCTGGCGGAACTGGCCGATGGCCTCGAGGCAGATGCGGTCGACGGCTACCTCGCTGACGAGGACCGACCGTCGACGGTCGTCGAGCCGAAGCCCCGCGCCACCGCGCTCACCCTCGACGAGATCGTCGCTGACCATCTCGACTACCTCCACCACGAGGCGTTCTTCGTGGTGTCGACGACGTTCGAGGTGACCGCCTACCGGACGCTGTGGTTCGGCCTGCAGTACGACTCGGAGACAGTCGAACAGGGAGAGACGGTCGGGAACGGCGCGCTCGCGACGGTGCGCTGGTACGACGGCGAGCCGGTCGGCGACGGCCACCTACAGGGACAGTTCGCGGCCCTCAAAGACGTCGTCGGCGACATGCTCGACAAGGGCGTCTTCACGCCGTCGACGGCGAGACAGTACCTAAAACGGAAGCTGGCCGAGCGGGTCGGAGACCGACAGGAGCTTCGCATTCCGACCGGGGAATCACCCTTCGAGAAGGCGAGCCTCGGCAAGACGTAA
- a CDS encoding helix-turn-helix domain-containing protein, giving the protein MRELVFALEYEPGCNRVADALADHPDARVRSLSLHATAEQLWRVDHATGTPEALDAIEDAFLNGDYYADCLATEDCNATQTTRVLDRTDDALILYSDWERTPTCASVPHIARDHLGDGVLFETRHEGRHYTWRLIHSGNGDVAAFFDALEVAVGECAQMEMLRTADTTTAAGGRDGTPSGLPPAQEAALQAAVEHGYYESPREVDVGELAEHLDVPRSTLTYRLRRAEEHLAKQHVAGERVTEERLASR; this is encoded by the coding sequence ATGCGCGAACTCGTCTTCGCCCTCGAATACGAGCCCGGCTGCAACAGGGTGGCGGACGCCCTCGCCGACCACCCCGACGCTCGCGTTCGCTCGCTCTCGCTGCACGCCACTGCCGAGCAGCTCTGGCGGGTCGACCACGCCACCGGAACTCCTGAGGCGCTCGACGCCATCGAGGACGCCTTTCTCAACGGCGATTACTACGCTGACTGTCTCGCCACCGAGGACTGCAACGCCACACAGACCACCCGCGTCCTCGACCGCACGGACGACGCGCTCATCCTCTACTCAGATTGGGAGCGCACCCCTACCTGCGCCTCAGTCCCCCACATCGCTCGCGACCACCTCGGCGACGGCGTGCTGTTCGAGACTCGTCACGAGGGTCGCCACTACACGTGGCGGCTCATCCACTCCGGCAATGGCGACGTGGCGGCGTTCTTCGACGCGCTAGAGGTCGCCGTCGGGGAGTGTGCACAAATGGAGATGCTCCGCACAGCGGACACGACGACAGCAGCTGGGGGACGCGACGGGACACCGAGCGGCCTCCCGCCAGCCCAGGAGGCCGCGCTTCAGGCCGCGGTCGAACACGGCTACTACGAGTCACCCCGCGAGGTCGACGTCGGCGAACTCGCCGAGCATCTCGACGTGCCGCGGTCAACACTCACCTACCGACTCCGTCGGGCGGAAGAACATTTGGCGAAGCAACACGTCGCCGGCGAGCGGGTCACGGAAGAACGGCTGGCATCGCGCTAA
- a CDS encoding DUF7567 family protein, whose amino-acid sequence MSLEVLDRHSEALFEFLWCPVCGQELFTHIPFEGVFCKNCNTQVVLRESQENRGYEEAVLACFDTDSTWNLHVDEKLRRDLPDGSARVKILGAPGAYKVDWWSPAPGEDWEPVKRGEFDDVEEPKEVSHLA is encoded by the coding sequence ATGAGTCTTGAAGTACTCGACCGACACAGCGAGGCACTGTTCGAGTTCCTCTGGTGCCCCGTCTGCGGTCAGGAATTGTTCACCCACATTCCCTTCGAGGGAGTGTTCTGCAAGAACTGCAATACGCAGGTCGTCCTCCGAGAGTCCCAAGAAAACCGTGGCTACGAGGAGGCTGTGCTCGCGTGCTTCGACACCGACTCGACGTGGAACCTTCACGTCGACGAGAAGCTCCGTCGCGACCTGCCTGACGGCTCGGCACGGGTGAAAATCCTCGGCGCACCGGGGGCCTACAAAGTCGACTGGTGGAGTCCAGCACCTGGGGAGGATTGGGAGCCGGTCAAGCGCGGAGAGTTCGACGATGTCGAGGAGCCTAAGGAGGTCTCCCACCTAGCGTAA
- a CDS encoding DUF7568 family protein, whose amino-acid sequence MPRITNWSRESRTPTLAYRNTETGARAVLHRAPDSYRYKWRGAILVDGYPVWSRGFETKEATTFRDALRERPAPELNCSECPNNDVLVGEKAADGAKVQRWYNCPDCGYEAPSRIVYGPER is encoded by the coding sequence ATGCCCAGAATCACCAACTGGTCCCGGGAGAGTCGTACGCCAACACTTGCGTATCGTAACACCGAGACCGGTGCCCGAGCCGTGCTACACCGGGCTCCGGACTCCTATCGATACAAGTGGCGGGGAGCGATCCTCGTCGACGGCTATCCGGTCTGGTCGCGAGGCTTCGAGACGAAGGAGGCGACAACGTTCCGGGATGCGCTTCGAGAGCGGCCAGCGCCCGAACTGAACTGTTCGGAGTGTCCGAACAACGACGTCCTCGTCGGCGAGAAGGCAGCAGACGGGGCGAAGGTCCAGCGCTGGTACAACTGCCCGGACTGTGGGTACGAAGCCCCCTCACGTATCGTCTACGGCCCTGAACGCTGA
- a CDS encoding helix-turn-helix domain-containing protein: MISKAGLAVIDALSTGREATPGALATETGYSQPHIYEVLDDLLDAGLVVERRGPNNQRHVRVADHPVIEAYRTLQSELSHVDWAALLSPATLQVCWFLDEPRRVSAIAARLEITRQGVHKALSPLKNRAMLSPSGPEYAVSEDLAPLLAFAQAVVTHEHRTRARKLAPSATVEWCDPKRALVRVQTAEDTDALLDAPEWQVSGLGRFEEYGLQFFLAGEPAFWYAPDEELTPTDVVCHTLVLDSGSRRVSYAMLLIEKLDIDQETLTDTATWYDLESTIAAMYQALQGGVEDADEFPVVLPSETEFMALKEQYGVV; the protein is encoded by the coding sequence ATGATTTCGAAGGCCGGACTCGCTGTGATCGACGCCCTGAGTACCGGTCGCGAGGCGACACCAGGAGCCCTCGCAACAGAAACCGGGTATTCACAGCCACACATCTACGAGGTGCTCGATGACTTGCTGGACGCGGGGCTCGTGGTCGAACGCCGTGGCCCCAACAACCAGCGGCACGTCCGTGTCGCCGACCACCCGGTCATTGAAGCGTACCGGACGCTGCAGTCGGAACTCAGCCACGTTGATTGGGCTGCCCTCCTCTCGCCTGCCACCCTCCAGGTGTGCTGGTTTCTCGACGAGCCCCGCCGCGTCTCCGCGATTGCAGCACGACTCGAGATTACGCGACAAGGCGTTCACAAAGCGCTGTCACCGCTCAAAAATCGGGCGATGCTGTCCCCGTCCGGCCCCGAGTATGCGGTGAGCGAGGACCTCGCACCGCTGCTGGCGTTCGCGCAGGCCGTCGTGACCCACGAGCACCGAACGCGAGCCCGAAAGCTCGCGCCGAGCGCAACTGTCGAATGGTGCGACCCGAAGCGTGCGCTCGTCCGCGTGCAGACCGCCGAGGATACAGACGCACTACTGGACGCCCCTGAGTGGCAGGTGTCCGGACTCGGTCGCTTCGAGGAGTACGGCCTGCAGTTCTTCCTTGCAGGTGAGCCCGCGTTCTGGTATGCACCCGACGAGGAACTCACGCCCACCGACGTGGTGTGTCACACGCTCGTCCTCGATAGCGGCTCCCGCCGCGTTAGTTATGCAATGCTGTTGATCGAAAAGCTGGACATCGACCAGGAGACGCTCACAGACACTGCAACGTGGTACGATCTGGAATCTACGATCGCGGCGATGTACCAGGCACTGCAGGGAGGGGTTGAGGACGCGGATGAGTTCCCTGTCGTCCTTCCAAGTGAAACAGAATTTATGGCGCTCAAAGAGCAGTACGGGGTCGTATGA
- a CDS encoding heavy metal translocating P-type ATPase: MAENPDADTTGPASGGGQRRELTARLTVPEMDCPSCAQKVDKSLQRVDGVVDATLQPTTGTASVTYDSDRTTEAEVVQAIENAGYEVVNGGHNTEETSEGGMEIAPPSEVWTSPRAKKTWIGAAFLTVGLLFEFLLAGQNIAIASVLNYPLHIADVLFLVATVASGVPVVRSGYYSAKNRSLDIDLLMGTAIIAATGIGYFVEAATLAVLFSIAELLEDYAMDRARDSLRELMELSPDEATVLRDGEEVTVPAEEVDVGEAVVVRPGDKIPLDGTVIEGESAVDQSPITGESVPVDKTAGDEVYAGAINEEGYLEVEVTSTAGDSTLSRIIEMVQGAQAKKTESEQFVDRFSGYYTPLVVVLAILTAAIPPLVIADPISVDLAGYGFTFASDWQTWFIRGLTLLVIACPCAFVISTPVSVVSGITSAAKNGVLIKGGNYLEAMGEVDAVALDKTGTLTKGELAVTDVVPVGDTTEDDLLRRAAGLERRSEHPIAAAILTRAEEAGVGDLPDPSGFESLTGKGISGEIDGETYYAGKPALFEELGFDLARARRETDGGVVAEEAAEADDGAFAENALTALEREGKTVVIVGTESELLGAIAIADEVRPASKWAVERLHELGVERVVMLTGDNEGTARAIAEQVGVDEYRAELLPDEKVDAVEELQAEYGEVAMVGDGINDAPALATAEVGIAMGAAGTDTALETADIALMGDDVGKLPYLYDLSHTANGVIRQNIWASLGVKFLLALGVPLGLVSVALAVVVGDMGMSLGVTGNAMRLSRIEPDRFSDT; this comes from the coding sequence ATGGCAGAGAACCCGGATGCGGATACAACGGGGCCAGCGAGCGGCGGCGGGCAGCGACGGGAGCTGACCGCCCGCCTCACCGTCCCCGAGATGGACTGTCCCTCGTGTGCCCAAAAGGTCGACAAGAGCCTCCAGCGCGTCGACGGTGTCGTCGACGCCACGCTCCAACCGACAACCGGGACAGCCAGCGTCACCTACGATTCCGACCGCACGACCGAGGCGGAGGTTGTTCAGGCAATCGAGAACGCAGGCTACGAGGTCGTCAACGGTGGACACAACACCGAAGAGACATCGGAAGGCGGGATGGAGATTGCTCCCCCGTCAGAGGTGTGGACGAGCCCGCGAGCGAAGAAGACGTGGATTGGAGCGGCGTTCCTCACCGTCGGGCTCCTCTTCGAGTTCCTCCTCGCAGGACAGAACATCGCCATCGCAAGTGTCCTCAACTACCCGCTTCACATTGCGGACGTACTCTTCCTCGTGGCAACCGTCGCCAGCGGCGTCCCGGTCGTCCGTAGCGGGTACTACTCCGCGAAGAACCGAAGCCTCGACATCGACCTACTGATGGGGACGGCGATCATCGCGGCGACCGGTATAGGCTACTTCGTCGAGGCCGCTACGCTGGCCGTCCTATTCAGCATCGCCGAGCTCCTCGAGGACTACGCGATGGACAGGGCACGGGACTCCCTGCGCGAGCTGATGGAACTCTCACCCGACGAGGCGACCGTCCTTCGCGATGGTGAGGAAGTGACCGTTCCCGCCGAGGAGGTCGACGTTGGCGAGGCCGTCGTCGTCCGCCCCGGCGACAAGATTCCGCTCGACGGAACGGTTATCGAAGGCGAGAGTGCAGTCGACCAGTCGCCGATAACGGGCGAGAGCGTCCCCGTCGACAAGACTGCCGGCGACGAGGTCTACGCCGGCGCGATCAACGAAGAGGGGTACCTCGAGGTAGAGGTCACCTCGACCGCTGGCGATTCGACGCTCTCGCGCATCATCGAGATGGTCCAGGGCGCACAGGCGAAGAAGACCGAGTCCGAGCAGTTCGTCGACCGCTTCTCCGGCTACTACACACCCCTCGTCGTCGTGCTGGCAATCCTGACCGCCGCTATCCCGCCGCTGGTTATCGCCGACCCCATCTCGGTCGACCTAGCCGGATACGGGTTCACCTTCGCGAGCGACTGGCAGACGTGGTTCATCCGGGGGCTCACTCTGCTGGTGATCGCCTGCCCGTGTGCGTTCGTCATCTCCACACCCGTCTCGGTGGTGTCGGGCATCACCAGCGCCGCGAAGAACGGCGTCCTGATCAAGGGCGGCAACTACCTCGAAGCGATGGGCGAAGTGGATGCCGTCGCGCTCGACAAGACGGGGACGCTCACGAAGGGCGAACTCGCCGTCACCGACGTGGTCCCGGTCGGTGACACCACGGAGGACGATCTGCTCCGTCGCGCCGCCGGGCTGGAGCGTCGCAGTGAACACCCCATCGCTGCGGCGATTCTCACCCGTGCTGAGGAGGCGGGCGTGGGCGACCTGCCCGACCCGAGTGGCTTCGAGAGCCTCACCGGAAAGGGCATCAGCGGGGAGATTGATGGCGAGACGTACTACGCGGGCAAGCCCGCGCTCTTCGAGGAGCTGGGCTTCGACCTCGCTCGAGCACGCCGCGAGACGGACGGCGGCGTCGTGGCGGAAGAGGCGGCCGAGGCCGACGACGGGGCGTTCGCCGAGAATGCACTCACCGCGCTGGAGCGGGAGGGCAAGACGGTCGTTATCGTCGGGACGGAGTCGGAACTGCTGGGTGCGATCGCCATCGCCGACGAGGTGCGCCCGGCCTCGAAGTGGGCCGTCGAACGCCTGCACGAGCTGGGCGTCGAGCGCGTGGTGATGCTCACCGGCGACAACGAGGGCACCGCCCGCGCCATCGCCGAGCAGGTCGGTGTCGATGAGTATCGCGCAGAACTCCTGCCCGACGAGAAGGTCGACGCTGTCGAGGAGTTACAGGCGGAGTACGGTGAGGTCGCGATGGTCGGTGACGGCATCAACGACGCGCCCGCGCTCGCCACCGCGGAGGTCGGCATCGCGATGGGCGCGGCCGGCACCGACACCGCTCTTGAGACGGCCGATATTGCGTTGATGGGCGACGACGTCGGGAAACTCCCGTATCTGTACGATCTGTCGCATACGGCCAACGGCGTGATCCGGCAGAACATCTGGGCGAGTCTCGGCGTGAAGTTCCTGCTCGCGCTGGGCGTGCCACTGGGGCTGGTCAGCGTTGCGTTGGCGGTCGTTGTCGGTGATATGGGGATGAGCCTCGGTGTCACTGGGAACGCGATGCGATTGTCGCGAATCGAGCCCGACCGGTTCTCCGACACCTGA
- a CDS encoding transcription initiation factor IIB yields MATRDIYETGFDEDAQTDSNTNQCPECDGYVITNVKETVCEDCGLVIEEQRLDHGPEWRAYDEDERERTGAPLTAARHDRGLSTEIGHGTDAHGNELSGQKRRRLARMRREQTRGRWQSKAERNLAHGLGEVRRLASALELSESLRDQACQLFRSAQNEDLLRGRSIEAIGAASIYGACRCNQHPLLLEDVVDAARVESTRVTNAYRILNRELELPTPPMRPTSFIPRLISELELDHDIRRRANELAERAEGTALMNGCQPSGIAAACVYLAAQQQGAWITQSTVASAAEVSVVTLRSRRDELQAI; encoded by the coding sequence ATGGCAACCAGAGACATCTACGAGACTGGATTCGACGAAGACGCCCAGACAGACTCGAATACCAACCAATGTCCCGAGTGCGATGGATACGTCATCACGAACGTCAAGGAAACGGTCTGCGAGGACTGTGGCCTCGTCATCGAAGAGCAACGTCTCGATCACGGGCCGGAGTGGCGAGCGTACGATGAGGACGAGCGGGAACGGACGGGTGCTCCGCTGACGGCAGCGCGGCACGACCGAGGCCTCTCGACCGAGATCGGCCACGGAACCGATGCACACGGGAATGAACTCTCTGGGCAGAAACGCCGGCGGCTGGCCCGGATGCGACGTGAACAGACCCGTGGTCGCTGGCAGTCCAAAGCGGAACGGAATCTGGCACACGGGTTGGGCGAGGTGCGCCGGCTAGCGAGTGCGCTCGAGCTCTCCGAGTCGCTTCGCGACCAGGCGTGCCAGCTCTTCCGGAGCGCCCAGAACGAGGATCTGCTTCGTGGCAGATCCATCGAAGCCATCGGCGCAGCGAGCATCTATGGTGCCTGCCGGTGTAACCAACACCCGCTCCTCCTCGAGGATGTCGTCGACGCCGCCCGAGTCGAGTCCACTCGTGTCACCAACGCCTACCGAATACTGAATCGCGAATTGGAGCTGCCGACACCACCAATGCGCCCGACGTCGTTCATTCCGCGCCTGATCTCGGAGCTGGAGTTGGACCACGACATTCGCCGACGCGCGAACGAACTCGCAGAACGCGCCGAGGGGACAGCTCTCATGAACGGCTGTCAGCCATCAGGCATCGCGGCCGCCTGCGTCTATCTGGCCGCCCAGCAGCAGGGCGCGTGGATCACCCAATCCACCGTTGCGTCGGCAGCGGAGGTGTCAGTCGTGACGCTTCGTAGCCGGCGGGACGAACTCCAAGCGATCTGA